One Alnus glutinosa chromosome 13, dhAlnGlut1.1, whole genome shotgun sequence genomic window, tcaaattctgttaaaatttttaacagattctgtcaaatgccacgtcagcgccacatgtCGTCATCTtaatggtgacacgtggcgctgacatgtctaattttaataaaataatataaatttattaaaaaataaataaaaaatacttattttttttttaaaaaaaaacaaaaatggggaaagggggtggcctggccacccccaaaaaggGTGGCCAGGCCATCCCctgcagctttttttttttttttgaatttttttttgaatttttttataaaaaaaataagtatttttatttattttttaataaatttatattttttttattacaatagacacgtgtcgccatcttattggcgacacatgGCGCTgtcgtggcatttgacagaatctgttaaaaattttaacagaatttgacgacagggttcaatttgtaattattgcatatcacgaggacctcctatgaactttttaaaccatagggagtgaaaaataattatggtataccacagggaccaacggtgcaattatccctacaTAATATCCTACATTGGAACTCATTTTTCACACTCGATCACTTTGATGCAGCTTTTTGCGAACTGAAGGGATTACAATATCTGAAGTATTTGAATCTTAAGGATAATATACTGGAAGGCGTTATTCCCTCTTGTCTTGGGATGATTGGAAACCTTGAAGTACTTCGTCTATCAAATAATCGTCTTTATGGTAATCTACCTTCGTCAATATTCTCCAACCAAAGCAAGATTGAGTATTTCGATGTTTCGGCCAATCAATTAGATggggttttatcattttctactttTGCCAATGCTTCAAGTCTCCAAGAGCTTGATCTTTGGAGTAATCGCTTTCATGGTAATCTACCTCCATCACTATTCTCCAAACAAAGCAAGATTGAGAGGTTTGATGTTTCGGACAATCAATTAGATggggttttatcattttctactttTGCCAATGCTTCAAGTCTCCAATACCTTGATCTTTCGGGAAATCGCTTTCATGGTAATCTACCTCAATCAATATTCTCCAACCAAAGCAAGATTGTGTTTTTCGATGTTTCGGACAATCAATTAGATGGGGTTTTATCATCTTCTACTTTTGCCAATGCTTCAAGTCTCCAATACATTGATCTTTCGAGTAATCGCTTTCATGGTAATCTACCTCCATCACTATTCTCCAAACAAAGCAAGATTCAGTCATTTTATGTTTCGGCCAATCAATTAGATggggttttatcattttctactttTGCCAATGCTTCAAGTCTCCAACACCTTGATCTTTCGAGTAATCTCTTTCGTGGTAATCTACCTCCATCACTATTCTCCAAACAATGCAAGATTCAGTCATTTGATGTTTCGGCTAATCAATTAGATggggttttatcattttctactttTGCCAATGCTTCAAGTCTCCAATACCTTGATCTTTCGAGTAATCGCTTTCATGGCAATCTGCCTTCAACAATATTCTCCAAACAAAACAATATTAAGTTGTTTGATGTTTCGGCCAATCAATTAGATggggttttatcattttctactttTGCCAATACTTCAAGTCTCCAAGACCTTGATCTTTCGAGTAATCGCTTTCATGGCAATCTGCCTTCAACAATATTCTCCAAACAAAACAATATTAAGTTGTTTGATGTTTCGGCCAATCAATTAGATggggttttatcattttctactttTGCCAATGCTTCAAGTCTCCAAGACCTTGATCTTTCGAGTAATCTCTTTCGTGGTAATCTACCTTCATCAATATTCTCCAAACAAAGCAAGATTCAGTCGTTTTATGTTTCGGCCAATCAATTAGATggggttttatcattttctactttTGCCAATGCTTCAAGTCTCCGATTCCTTGATCTTTCAAGCAACTGCAATTTGGAAATTGAAACTGAATCTCCCTCATGGGTTCCAACCTTTCAGCTAAATTCTCTGAACTTGGCGAATTGTAGCCTCAACAAGAAGAATGGTCACGTTCTCCCAAGCTTTATCACCACCCAAGTTGCCTTGGACTCGCTAGACTTGTCTCACAACTTAATAAAGGGAAGCATACCTTGTCAGTTGCTATTCAACACGAGTATCACAGGTTTATCCTTGAGAAGTAACAAAATTGATGGTTCACTTTTTCTTGGTTGCTTTGCTAATCGAACTTCATCACTTCAATTATTCGACATGTCTGATAATAATGTCAAAGGTTCTCTTCCCAAAAATATTGGAGATCTTCTTCCAGACTTATCCCATGTTGACATGTCCTCAAATGCATTAGAAGGCTTCATTCCTTGGTCTTTTGGTAATCTGCATTTGGAAGCATTAGACCTTTCTAATAACATGCTCTCAGGGACAATACCGCAAAGTTTGACTAGAGATGGCACCCCACTGGTATATCTAAATCTATCAAACAATACATTGAAAGGAGAAATGCTCCCAAGGGACGCCAACATGACAAGCTTGGAGTGCTTGCAACTCGGCGGCAATCAATTTCAAGGAATGATCTCACCCGCAATATCAAACAGCCCCTCTCTACTAATCCTAGATATTCGAAACAATAACTTGTCTGGTAATATTCCAAAGTGGTTGTATGATCATCCTCGCTTGGTGCAAGTTCTTTTAAGTGGAAATCGCTTTGAAGGTCACCTACTCCGAAGAATGTGTCAAATGGAAAGTTTGCAAGTTTTCGATATCTCTGATAATCATATTTCGGGAGGTATTCCCTCCTGCCTTGATAACATTACATTCTGGAAGAAGAGTTCTCCAAGCTCTAATGGCTCAAACTCTTTCATGGAAAAGGGTCCGCTGTTTTCCCTGGCACATCCAACGGGACTAGAGCCTAAATTCGAAATTAAAACAGACTTGCGAGTAAAACACGAGGTACATGCTTACAAAGGTATCCCACTCTCAATGATGACTATAATTGACATGTCATCAAACCAATTGACAGGTAACATTCCTTTTGAAATGGGAGAATTGTCGCAGCTTCGGTCCTTGAACTTGTCGAATAATTTTCTAACTGGCCCGATTCCAAATTCTTTTCGAAACTTGAAAAACATGGAGAGCTTGGATCTTTCCCACAACAAGTTGAGTGGGAGAATCCCTTTTGAATTTGTTGAAATGACTTCTTTATCAGTATTTAGTGTTGCCTATAACAATCTTTTTGGAAGAGTCCCATTTGAGCGGCAGTTCTCAACTTTCGAGTCGCAATGCTATGATGGAAATCCAGATCTATGTGGAGACCCTTTGCCGAGAAACTGCTCAACTACAAACCAACTTGAACCTGGAcatgaggaagaaaaggaagagactAGAATAATCGATAGCCCTTTATTCTTCTATGCATTTGTTGCTGTCTCTTATGCATTcggattttgggttttctttgggaTCCTAATCTTTAACAAGAATTGGAGGCATATTTATTTTAGAGCTGTTGACAGAATTATTGAGTCATGTTTTGAAATGCTCTATCGGTgattcacaatatatatatatatacttcaaatTAATGCTTATCTTCAATAAAGATGTTGTATTGCGAAGTGATTCTAGCTTACACTTAGAAGTAGTTGTGTACAAGTTGCAAGGGTTCTAGAATTTCATTATGGCctgaaatttcattttcatgggAATTGTTGCACCTTaaagaatttgaaatcaatttagcttagttttgattttgttaGGAATTGTTGTCGATGGAAGAATTATGGTAAATGCTTTGCTACATTTTTCCAAACCTGACATCCAAAGTTCGCCATGACCTCAACTACACATTTTTTAAGAGGCAAACCAAaattatctttacaaaaaaaagctattgaaaaccacacattttttgtttttgtttatcaagGTGAATTTTTAGGAGACACGCTAACACAGGCCTCTCTGTTGATGCACAAAGCCTATTATGACTTGGTATTGCAGCCACAGAACTTGCTTTGGCCTCACTGTATGAAGATCCCAAATCACAAGTACTACTTGAATTAGAGTCACAATAATGCTCATGCACCTTGTTCATCTGATCAATCAACGAGTGCCTTAAATCTATACCAACTGCTGAAGTTTTGCAATGATTTATACCAAAGAAGTAAGGCATTACCACCGGTGAATTTGGAGTGCTCAAACCATCTTCTTCCAAATTATCTTAGACAAAATGCTATAGGCCAAGTTTTCAAAAATACGGGAATATGCTTCCAGAATTGAATGCCCAACATCCTACAAGAATTGAGAAAGGCAGATTAATTAAGAATCTTTTAAATGGGAGAGTTTAATTAGCTTGGGATGAGTATCTTGGATAATGGCCAGCACGGGCATTTCAAGTAAGACATTTTCTATGATTGATTTGGCAGCCTTGAACACTTGATGTGCCACTCTTCCTTGGTGAAGCAATTTCTTTCTAGATTGATTTAGCAAAACAGGGTCGAGCCATTTGCACCATTTTGTTTAGCAGGAACTAACTCAACCATATAGTTGGTCGGGGAGAGTAACCAGTCCATTTCTCTTTGCCATTTGCTCTTCCTTTCTTTAGGCGGTGGTTCTAATTTTCACAACTCCCCAAACAATTATTATATTCTaaatagttaagagaaaaagtaaTTATTCTCATAGGTCacattataaaaacaaaagtagtTTTCTAAGGAATAGTTAGGGCTCCAAGTTAATCATAGAAGAGAAATGATCATGCATTATATGCTACCcacaagaaggaaaaagtaaataaataaatattgataacataaatattattatgaaAATGGAATTCTACGTGgagcaaatattaatattagaatataatatggtagaatattttctttatgttagaatatatgttatgatttgatacttaccttatagaataattattttttagaggattgattgtaattgacggtaatcaaatcaaataatttgattaccatatttatttttatttccaccTTTAcggttgtaatattttctatttaagcatgatgaaataatgagaaggtatgcaaaaaattaatctcaaactttgtgtttgaaaaggtttATGTTCCTTTTAACAAATCTAAAGAGTATAGGTTTcctcaaaacctaacaaattatctcattaagggtgcgtttggaattgcaatttcatagacaataagtgcgattttaaactaaatctcagaatataaatcgtttgggaactgcgtttttaaaaattgcgatttgaaaacgcagaaaatctactatttcaaatcgcaggtaagatgatgctttttttaaaacgcagaattttaaaggctaatttgcgattttaaatgctaaactgcgattttgccaaacacttaactgcgtttttaaaaatcactttttttaaatcgcacattttaaaatcgtgattttaaatcgcactttttgaaatcgcaaacccaaacagactcTAAGTATTTGTAAAATCATTCACGTTACAGACTCCCACTAGAAAGATTATTCACAAGATTGATGAGTTTTAGCAGATAGAGGCTGAGGGCATAAATTTTTAACAAGGGCAATCCTGCACAGGGCAGCCCTTGCAACTAGGGCTATCAAAATGGGTTCGCATGTCGGGTTCGAGTCAACTCGTTTGACCCGTGAACCCGTTAAGGGTCAACCCTAACACGATCCGTTTAACTAAAAAGGTTAGACTCTTTAACCCTAACACGATCCACTTAAATAACAAGTTGacacgacacgacccgtttgacccattatataataaagtctataaaaataaaaataaaaacacaaatttaaactaaaaaaaatctataataaCCTACTTGCAGCAACTACAGCCGGAGGGCATCTAAACTTCATACTAGGTGGTGGCTGAGGAGCTGTTGCCACGAGAGGGAGAACACGGCTCACTGCTTTGTAGGTCTTGCCAATTGGGCAGTTTCTTGTTTCTAACCCAGCATTTCCCAGTGCCTCGTGTTTTGATACATTTCCTTTCTGCATGGTTGatcagaaacaaaaagaagtCTCGGTCAGGTTTGCAacatgtaattaattatttatttgaaattgagagcatAGGGCATGATTCATTAAGCATTTTTACATATTCTTCTGTGAGTTGCCGGATTGGACCGTTGCTTGTCAAATTATTTCCTCTACATTGATGCTTGTCACAACTTTCAAGTGAGGTTTATAGAATGACACTGATGCAATATCTCAAACAATTATCTGTATAAGATGAAATTATGAATTAATTTCCTAAACTGGATATTCGAATCCCATAACAGAATTTATTATCCCACAGCACCAATGCATTGGTTAACAAACCCTTGTGCAATTTTTCCCAAAATCACTTCCTTTTTCAGAATAAAATGTTGGCCTAGGCAAAGGGATGTAAATCTACCTCAGAAGAGGGTTCCCTCTTGCTGGACGGCTCAgacttcttctgcttcttccaCTTCTCAGAGAAGTTAACAAAGCCAAATGGCTCTCCCAGTCCAAATGCTGACAAACTTATGGTGGCTGCTTTTGTTGCTAAAGGGTTGAACTGAGGTGTATTAGAGGATAAACCTCAGCAACAAGTTAACCACTCATCAGCATCAACAAAAAAGCCATCTACTCCTCTTACGAAGCAATTTACTTGCAAAGAAGatgaaatatgacaaaaagGATAGTAATGTAGTTAGCAATAATGGACTTCTGGGTGCTACCTAAATAGTTACAGTGAAAAATTACTTTTGAAGCAACAAAAACTTTGCAGGTCAAGCACAAAATTGACACAACTAAGATCTATGCTATATAAATTACAGAAGAAGACGTTACCGGTGacactcaaatgaaaaaataatgaagttaaaaatatcattaaatactAATTGCTATCCTCAATATGAAAGCAGTAATGTTTGATTCTTCTTCTCAAATTAGATTTGATATGATCTTTTGTTGACCAGTTCAcaaaaattctaattctattcaaTTCATGGCTttgaatagaatttgaattcaccatttttttctttctccaagCACATGAATTGGGCTAAACAAattccatttcaattaattttgtccAATTCATGGGTTTCCAAATGGTATGTCAATGACACAAACCAGCAACTTCTTGTAACAGAGATTCATAAACCAGCAAACTAGGAAGCAACAAACACCTGAGTTCTGCTagccagaaaaataaaaaataaataaataaattaaaaattaaaaattaaaattaaaaacctaattaTTTGCATCATGCTGGACACAGCTCAAAACTCATAATAACATGATTATTTTTCCCAGTCTACCTTCAAGCTGGACACAGCTCAAAACTCATAATAACATGAATAACTGTTTTATAAAGTTTCCAAAAGGGAACAATGTCACCATTATGGTTATCACAATCTCAGAAACTTCTTGAAGCCCTGTATCCAATGAATTATTAATCAAACAGCTCAATGCCTCCATTAATAAATTACTATGATTTGGCCAACTGCCAACTTATGTTTCAACACAGAGAACAGGGTGCAGTATACATACATAGAAAAACAGCCATATATTTGTCAAACGCAATGAGACACTAATGACATGTAGATGTACGACTTAAAATAACATACATATTTTCTGGTGTCAATGAGCTTTAACCCAAAAAACATATCTTTTTCATGCAAGAATAAAGTGAACACTGTGGTCATGGGTTCTAGACTCAATAGGGGGTGCGTGTGGATGTGATGTAGGAGATACCCATGAAAATAGATCTGTTTGTGCTAGAGACATATTTCAAgataaaaaagagagtaaaaaaGATCAAAATCACTGCCCAGAGGCTGGTCTTCTAGGCTATACAGCaaggggaaaagaaataaaataagtttcTCTACTGAGAATTATCAAAGATTAGCTACAACAATTAAAGCACACTCTTCTAGCTTCGAAAATCTAATAAAAACTACATCCTAAtccttgaaaataataaaaagtctCAGCCAGCCAAAATAACCTAGATAAagtcaaacacacacacacacacacatatgagtaatgctatatgcaaaACTCCTATGCCCCTCTTATCCTCCCAAATGTGACATGGCTTTAAAGTCACTATTGGATCAACCCTAATTTGAGttgctcttgtatactttttgtagTTGGGCTGCGTCCGTCAacgcttttttataaaattactgtacttaccaattttattttattttggatgaattaatcATCAAGTATTCACGTTAAACAACATCAGCTTGCAAAACTGTCTAGCACGAAAGAGTGCCAATCACTTAAGTATTCACAATATCCATACAACCTAAAACTTTTGCAGCAAACAGACCACCACGAATGCAAAATCCTCAAGTATTGACTGAAACAGAAAGGCTCTGAAGTACTGATAGTAAGAACTCGATCATTACAAGCTTGAAATAAGCGATTTTCAGGACCAAGAGAAAATTTTCATGCAAACAATAATctgaattatgtaaaaaaaaaaaatcgaaagaaTTATTAACTCAACACCAATTTAGACTCTGTGACTGTGAGATACAGAATATCAATAGgataaaaaactaaagaaaatgaaCGACAAAGTTGGAAATCAAAAGCTCATGCAGATACATAACAAACCAATTCATACAAATTCGAGCAAAAATCAAGCATCTGAGAGAATTCACATGAAAAAATCATCGTCAATATAATGCcacgacaaaaagaaaaaagactatgAAACAATTCCCAAAAGTCGACAATTTTGGGAGTGTAAAGAATCAAATCAACAGCAAACTCGAAAACCCATTTCTTGAAAAGGGAATTAAAGATGGAAATGAGGGAAtttaagggagaaaaatgaatagaaaacgAAGACTGGGGGTGTTTGGTGCGAGAGAAAATTACCCGAAAGTCGACCAGAGAGAATCCCAACGAGAAAGGTAGATTCTGGAAAGTCGTGTGGGGGCCACAGACGCGTGCGCATTTGACATCCTGTATGATCGGGATGTCAACCAGGCCCTCCGAGCCAGACTTATGCCACTGGGCTAACCTGCACTACTTTGATTTCACCAGTTGGGCTGTCCCGCATAATGGGCTCAGCTGAAACCCCGCCCCTTGTCCCCAGGCCTTTTGACAAACCAAGCCTCGAAAGGACTTCATTTGAGGAAACAGCCTTCCCCCC contains:
- the LOC133853954 gene encoding receptor-like protein 14 is translated as METSCFAKNVIFVWALAFIASSPLACVKAAGCTKEQTRALLEIKNATNASSLAGWDGRNCCEVDGIICDGIAGGVGAIYWEGEYNDASSRSTWYPNVTLFTLFDELQDLHLRYMQIGGRLEAFCELKGLQYLKYLNLKDNILEGVIPSCLGMIGNLEVLRLSNNRLYGNLPSSIFSNQSKIEYFDVSANQLDGVLSFSTFANASSLQELDLWSNRFHGNLPPSLFSKQSKIERFDVSDNQLDGVLSFSTFANASSLQYLDLSGNRFHGNLPQSIFSNQSKIVFFDVSDNQLDGVLSSSTFANASSLQYIDLSSNRFHGNLPPSLFSKQSKIQSFYVSANQLDGVLSFSTFANASSLQHLDLSSNLFRGNLPPSLFSKQCKIQSFDVSANQLDGVLSFSTFANASSLQYLDLSSNRFHGNLPSTIFSKQNNIKLFDVSANQLDGVLSFSTFANTSSLQDLDLSSNRFHGNLPSTIFSKQNNIKLFDVSANQLDGVLSFSTFANASSLQDLDLSSNLFRGNLPSSIFSKQSKIQSFYVSANQLDGVLSFSTFANASSLRFLDLSSNCNLEIETESPSWVPTFQLNSLNLANCSLNKKNGHVLPSFITTQVALDSLDLSHNLIKGSIPCQLLFNTSITGLSLRSNKIDGSLFLGCFANRTSSLQLFDMSDNNVKGSLPKNIGDLLPDLSHVDMSSNALEGFIPWSFGNLHLEALDLSNNMLSGTIPQSLTRDGTPLVYLNLSNNTLKGEMLPRDANMTSLECLQLGGNQFQGMISPAISNSPSLLILDIRNNNLSGNIPKWLYDHPRLVQVLLSGNRFEGHLLRRMCQMESLQVFDISDNHISGGIPSCLDNITFWKKSSPSSNGSNSFMEKGPLFSLAHPTGLEPKFEIKTDLRVKHEVHAYKGIPLSMMTIIDMSSNQLTGNIPFEMGELSQLRSLNLSNNFLTGPIPNSFRNLKNMESLDLSHNKLSGRIPFEFVEMTSLSVFSVAYNNLFGRVPFERQFSTFESQCYDGNPDLCGDPLPRNCSTTNQLEPGHEEEKEETRIIDSPLFFYAFVAVSYAFGFWVFFGILIFNKNWRHIYFRAVDRIIESCFEMLYR